TGTAGATAAATCAGATTGTCAAATAATTCCCAGGACCTTGTGGTCATAACGTGCAGTGTTGTAAGAGTGGACCATGTTGATTTAGATAATGTGAATTTATGAATGAGATACCGGTAactaatttattttgaaagttagatttcacttgttttatatatagtctacacacATTTATATTCACACTTTACTTGTACACATGACTGTGTTGGATACATTTGTATCATTCAGTAATATACTACACTGTCTTGTGATAATCTGATAATTCTTTTGTTATGACAAGGTCAGTATCGGACTatccaatatttaaaaacagTCCTTCTAATTTTAGGAatactgtatgtacaatttttttttctttttaccttTTCAATTGGCTATTATCCTGTATCCCTTTGTATGCAGATTATACTGGTTtagtgtttatttatttatttcttttccaAATTAACTGTTTAATGAATCAGATATCTCATATCTCTTCATAATTGTGCACTCTGCCTATATTGCTGGAAGTACTAGTGTTCCTGTATTGGATTTGACACCATACAATTCCAGGTGAAGAAATCAGaatttttctatgttttaaatgatGTACGGAAGGCCCAacattaaaatcacaaataactgAGTTTCCTCTTTTGgagaaaatattatttcatttttattgaatataaaaaaattaaccTTGTCTtcctttataaatatttatttggtGTAAAAGCAAAGTCATTATGCTGATTCTAGTTAAAGAATTCTTGTTCTGAAAGTTCCACAGCAGAGACATATTAGTGtcatcctatatatatacggtatacaaatgtatatatatatatacatatataacattagcaaggggaggtaactttgaTGATCACCCATTTGTGTTGATTTACCAATCATGTATGTATGTGCTTAATGTgaattttaaaaaccctttttacaTTTACAATGCTTGCATGTTCATTGACATACTCAACATTAATGACTGTTTTGCAAATCCattcaatgttattttaattggtaGTGATATTGTGGTAACAATAATCTCACTGCATATATAAAGTATAATTTTTATTCTATTGTTGACAAGCTTATGAAGCACCAAGTCATCATCTGTTGTAATGATAGCTGAACATGTGCTAGCAAAGTCAGTACCAggtatctgtatattatatgtagctGTAAGTCAGCACCAggtatctgtatattatatgtagctGTAAGTCagcacctggtgtctgtatattatatgtagctGTAAGTCAGCACCGGGtgtctgtatattatatgtagctGTAAGTCAGCACCAGGTATCTGTGTATTATATGTAGCTGTAAGTCAGCACCGGGtgtctgtatattatatgtagctGTAAGTCAGCACCAGGTATCTGTGTATTATATGTAGCTGTAAGTCAGCACCGGGtgtctgtatattatatgtagctGTAAGTCAGCACCAggtatctgtatattatatgtagctGTAAGTCagcacctggtgtctgtgtattATATGTAGCTGTAAGTCAGCACCGGGtgtctgtatattatatgtagctGTAAGTCAGCACCGGGtgtctgtatattatatgtagctGTAATAAGTCAGCACCAggtatctgtatattatatataactgtaagtcagcacctggtgtctgtatattatatgtagctGTAATAACAGTCAGCACCAggtatctgtatattatatgtagctGTAAGTCAGCACCAggtatctgtatattatatgtagctGTAAGTCagcacctggtgtctgtatattatatgtagctGTAAGTCagcacctggtgtctgtatattatatgtagctGTAAGTCagcacctggtgtctgtatattatatgtagctGTAAGTCAGCACCGGGtgtctgtatattatatgtagctGTAAGTCAGCACCGGGtgtctgtatattatatgtagctGTAAGTCagcacctggtgtctgtatattatatgtagctGTAAGTCAGCACCAggtatctgtatattatatgtagctGTAAGTCAGCACCAggtatctgtatattatatgtagctGTAAGTCAGCACCAGGtgtctgtatattatatgtagctGTAATAACAAAGTCAGCACCGGGtgtctgtatattatatgtagctGTAAGTCAGCACCGAGTGTCTGTGTATTATATGTAGCTGTAATAACAAAGTCAGCACCGGGtgtctgtatattatatgtagctGTAAGTCagcacctggtgtctgtatattatatgtagctGTAAGTCAGCACCAGGtgtctgtatattatatgtagctGTAAGTCagcacctggtgtctgtatattatatgtagctGTAAGTCAGCACCGGGtgtctgtatattatatgtagctGTAAGTCAGCACCAGGtgtctgtatattatatgtagctGTAAGTCAGCACCAggtatctgtatattatatgtagctGTAATAACAGTCAGCACCAggtatctgtatattatatgtagctGTAAGTCAGCACCGGGtgtctgtatattatatgtagctGTAAGTCAGCACCAggtatctgtatattatatgtagctGTAATAACAAAGTCAGCACCGGGtgtctgtatattatatgtagctGTAATAACAGTCagcacctggtgtctgtatattatatgtagctGTAATAACAAAGTCAGCACcagttgtctgtatattacatttctgtGATTTATTCTGTGTACTTTAATGAGGAAGAGTTCTTTCCATTAGAATTCTGGGTATTTCTAGTCATTTACATCACCTGTTTAAATCTTTACATGTATCACAGTGGcatattttctattgtttcaAGTTATTGATGTTACTGAAAATACAATGGTTTGTGAAATATTTGCCTTTCTGTTCTTACTTCAGTTTACTTAATGCATATATCCACCTTGTCTGCAGGCCCAAAGAGGCTGGATGATCAGAGATTATCAAATATGATAGAGTCCTTCATATACTTTCTGTCCATCTTGATGAATGGTGTCGATCTGCCTAGCATTTCTTGTCTGGTCCACTACTTAAACAGTAGAAGTATTTTGATGAACTTTTATTATGCTTCATGAAGTATTTTGATGAACTTTTATTCATGAAGCATATAGCTAGGATGCATGTCATAGAATATTTTTATGCCtttaacatcaaaatatcaaatttaaatggAGGTCAAAGATGAAATTAGAGTTTTCTTAACCGAGTCTTTTATGGTAgcatgaaaatatttaaatagatACAGTTAAATGAGCACAAACAGTAAACTATATGTTGGAGTTTTAGTGGGTAgtacaatattgtaaaaaaaaaatggttaaagTGCCAGCCACATTATCTCGTGTGAAGATCCGAGGTAGTGGTTCCACGCTCCCTATCCGTTCACGTACCTGATCATGTGTGTGCGAAAACTCATGAACTATATATGGGCTCCCTCATTTCAAGTCAGAAGAGCATCATTCATGGTCTCACCTATCAAATCTTAACAATGTGAAACAGCTGAGTGGAATATGACGAGATTCGTTCCTAAAGCCCGTTGGACCTAAAGGTGTAATGTTGTACtaaaatgtataaaagaaaTTTAGGGATACAAGGTATATCCCGGCCCCTGGAGGCGGACGGACAGGGACTGGATAGGGGAAAcaacaattgttttattgtatataacttCAATACTAATCCTGTAATTTCCATCAGATACAGGAACTCAAACCAACTTGCTCCAAGATAACTTGTTGATGTTGAAAAAGAGAGTACATCTCCTTGGCAGTTTTGAAATATGCTTCCAAGTTAACTTGTTTAATTTTATCTCTCCGCCAGGGAACAGTGATTTACACCTACTGGAATAGACACAACACAAGCCTAGTGTTTTCCTCTGACGTACAAATGTCATGGTAATCTACATTATTAGGAAATGTAATGTTTAATTCAAGCTAATGCCATTTCTTTAGCGTACCACCCAGAGGTATGCTACCATGACTTAGTCAAATCACCAGAACATTAGATAGTGTACTAACTGGCCCCTGACAAATTAACATTGCTGGGTCAATCTGCTTTATACATGTTGCTCTCTTACCTTTCTTTCAAAATCGGATCCGACACTTTAACTCGCATACTCATCATTTTTAGAGTGTTGGTAACATGAGGTCTATACTCCAGCTGTCGATCAGTCATGTAATGTCTATATTGAAAATACCAAACATTTATTTAGTGACAAGTGTCTCTCTGGTCTGTAAAAGGGAAATCGTCGGTACATGTAAGTATAGCTACTGCCCAGAGACCCGCAAACACCAAGGAACATGGTATACCTGTATGAAATACTGCTGACGTCAAAACCGTGAAAAATTGTCATTTAATTAAAAACGCATTAACCCATTAAGCGGTAATAAGCTATCACTAGTTCACGTGTTAAAATACAATGAATCTCAAAAGTTTACGCGATAAAGTGAAAACATAGGCGATGAAGTGAACAGTAAGCGGAATGATTTGAACAGTTTACATGATAAGATAATGCGATAAAGTGAACAGTTAACAGCGATATCCCTCTAAATGAATTTAACGTATAATACTGGTGTTTAACTTGGTAACACTTCAGCGTTTTACATAATGGTGTATCGCAATTTCACGTGACAGCAAATTCGGTGTAAAATCTAATACAGTTGTATATCAATGTTGGTTGGTTATTTTCACTAATTCAAACATTggattatacatacatttttttctcttcAATTCCAAAAGTTGTTCGAAGTGGAAAGCTCTTTAACCGAGAAAGCTCTTCCAAATATAATTGTCTATTCTCTGAGGGTGAACTCACCACTGTCCTACTGAAAATCGTAATCTACCTTCCCGCTGCAATTTAAATCAAAGTGAATGATCACATCAATAAAATGCCATTTTGTATTTAACATGCCGTACGTCTTACTTGTAACGGGATTAGAGAGAAGCAACCCCAACCACTGCCACGTACCACCCCACTACTGCCTCACAGCGTCACCACTCTCACCACGTACAACCCCACTACTGCCTCACAGCGTCACCACTCTCACCACGTACAACCCCACTACTGCCACACAGCGTCACCACTCTCACCACGTACAACCCCACTACTGCCTCACAGTACCACCACTCTCACAACGTACAGCCCCACTACTGCCTCACAGAGCCACCACTCTCACCACTCTCACAACGTACAGCCCCACTACTGCCACACAGCACCACCACTCTCACCACGTACAACCCCACTACTGCCTCACAGTACCACCACTCTCACCACGTACAACCCCACTACTGCCTCACAGCACCACCACTCTCACCACGTACAACCCCACTACTGCCACACAGCGTCACCACTCTCACCACGTACAGCCCCACTACTGCCTCACAGCGTCACCACTCTCACCACGTACAACCCCACTACTGCCACACAGCGTCACCACTCTCACAACGTACAACCCCACTACTGCCTCACAGCACCACCACTCTCACCACGTACAACCCCACTACTGCCTCACAGCACCACCACTCTCACCACGTACAACCCCACTACTGCCTCACAGTACCACCACTCTCACCACGTACAACCCCACTACTGCCTCACAGTACCACCACTCTCACAACGTACAGCCCCACTACTGCCTCACAGCACCACCACTCTCACCACGTACAGCCCCACTACTGCCACACAGCACCACCACTCTCACAACGTACAGCCCCACTACTGCCTCACAGCACCACCACTCTCACCACGTACAACCCCACTACTGCCTCACAGCACCACCACTCTCACCACGTACAACCCCACTACTGCCTCACAGCGTCACCACTCTCACCACGTACAACCCCACTACTGCCTCACAGCACCACCACTCTCACCACGTACAACCCCACTACTGCCTCACAGTACCACCACTCTCACCACGTACAACCCCACTACTGCCACACAGCGTCACCACTCTCACCACGTACAGCCCCACTACTGCCACACAGCGTCACCACTCTCAATACGTACAGCCCCACTACTGCCTCACAGCACCACCACTCTCACAACGTACAGCCCCACTACCGCCTCACAGCACCACCACTCTCACCACTCTTACCACGTACAACCCCACTACTGCCACACAGCGTCACCACTCTCACCACGTACAACCCCACTACTGCCTCACAGCACCACCGCTCTCACCACGTA
This DNA window, taken from Pecten maximus chromosome 3, xPecMax1.1, whole genome shotgun sequence, encodes the following:
- the LOC117322737 gene encoding DNA-directed RNA polymerase II subunit RPB1-like, which produces MPYVLLVTGLERSNPNHCHVPPHYCLTASPLSPRTTPLLPHSVTTLTTYNPTTATQRHHSHHVQPHYCLTVPPLSQRTAPLLPHRATTLTTLTTYSPTTATQHHHSHHVQPHYCLTVPPLSPRTTPLLPHSTTTLTTYNPTTATQRHHSHHVQPHYCLTASPLSPRTTPLLPHSVTTLTTYNPTTASQHHHSHHVQPHYCLTAPPLSPRTTPLLPHSTTTLTTYNPTTASQYHHSHNVQPHYCLTAPPLSPRTAPLLPHSTTTLTTYSPTTASQHHHSHHVQPHYCLTAPPLSPRTTPLLPHSVTTLTTYNPTTASQHHHSHHVQPHYCLTVPPLSPRTTPLLPHSVTTLTTYSPTTATQRHHSQYVQPHYCLTAPPLSQRTAPLPPHSTTTLTTLTTYNPTTATQRHHSHHVQPHYCLTAPPLSPRTTPLLPHRATTLTTLTTYNPTTVSQRHHSHHSHHVQPHYCLTAPPLSPRTAPLLPHSVTTLTTYNPTTASQHHHSHHVQPHYCLTEPPLSPRTTPLLPHRATTLTTLTTYNPTTATQRHHSHHVQPHYCHTASPLSQRTTPLLPHSTTTLTTLTTYNPTTATQHHHSHNVQPHYCHTASPLSQRTAPLLPHSATELPLTSRA